A region of Eschrichtius robustus isolate mEscRob2 chromosome 19, mEscRob2.pri, whole genome shotgun sequence DNA encodes the following proteins:
- the CAPNS2 gene encoding calpain small subunit 2, whose translation MFLAKAVLEGADQGQGLGQALGDLLGGGGQRRGGGGNIGGIVGGLVNFISEAAAAQYTPEPPPTEQHFTNVEANESEEVRRFRQQFAQLAGPDMEVGATDLMNILNKVLSKHKDLKSDGFSLDTCRSIVSIMDNDATGKLGFEEFKYFWNNIKKWQRIYKQYDRDHSGSLGSSQLRGALQAAGFQLKEQLYQMIVRRYADEDGSTDFNNFIGCLVRLDAMFRAFKSLDRDADGLIQVSTQEWLQLTMYS comes from the coding sequence ATGTTTCTTGCAAAGGCTGTATTGGAAGGAGCAGATCAAGGTCAAGGTCTTGGACAAGCTCTTGGAGACCTTCTTGGAGGAGGCGgtcagagaagaggaggaggaggaaatatTGGAGGGATAGTTGGAGGACTTGTGAATTTTATCAGTGAGGCTGCAGCTGCTCAGTATACCCCGGAACCACCACCCACTGAGCAGCATTTCACCAACGTGGAGGCCAACGAAAGTGAGGAAGTTAGGCGGTTTCGGCAACAATTTGCACAGCTGGCTGGACCAGACATGGAGGTAGGTGCCACTGACCTAATGAATATTCTCAACAAAGTCCTGTCTAAGCACAAGGATCTGAAGTCCGACGGCTTTAGTCTTGACACCTGCCGGAGCATCGTGTCCATCATGGACAATGACGCAACTGGAAAGCTGGGCTTCGAAGAATTTAAGTATTTCTGGAACAACATCAAGAAATGGCAGCGTATTTATAAGCAATATGACAGGGACCATTCTGGGTCTCTGGGAAGTTCTCAGCTGCGGGGGGCTCTGCAGGCAGCAGGCTTCCAGCTAAAGGAACAACTTTACCAAATGATTGTCCGCCGATACGCCGATGAGGATGGAAGTACGGATTTTAACAACTTCATCGGTTGCCTGGTTCGCCTGGATGCCATGTTTCGTGCCTTCAAATCCCTGGATAGAGATGCGGATGGCCTGATTCAGGTGTCTACCCAAGAATGGCTGCAGCTGACCATGTATTCCTAA